In Silene latifolia isolate original U9 population chromosome X, ASM4854445v1, whole genome shotgun sequence, the following proteins share a genomic window:
- the LOC141620897 gene encoding serpin-Z10-like: MLLGHGDVSELNKAALKLGAVLKGARDDDEDGPKISFVNGLWLDQRFSLKRVLRKVDQVVNDINSWAEQETKGLIKQVLSRDNIEDNTLLVLANALYFKGNWHKYFESKNTKDGNFNLLNGDKIQVPMMNQWHEFFEYQSSDSCQVLKMSYKTGENSEDKDETKAFSMYVFLTHEKNGLPNLVEEIKTDANLFINNLEFVRITHLSFPKFKFECEVVLKEPMKELGLLLPFEKTCEDFSGMTDVTEPIYFLVPPQRSIHNGSVAIGLEGSSSSPFWVTSAWRWMQQMIVGSVASREESIVLRVPPSCALL, translated from the exons ATGCTGCTTGGACATGGCGACGTGAGTGAATTGAACAAAGCGGCGCTTAAATTAGGTGCCGTTCTCAAGGGTGCCcgtgacgatgatgaagatgggCCGAAGATATCGTTTGTTAATGGGTTGTGGTTGGATCAACGGTTCTCGTTGAAGCGGGTTTTAAGAAAG GTTGATCAAGTAGTGAATGACATAAACTCGTGGGCTGAACAAGAAACCAAAGGGTTGATCAAACAAGTTCTTTCCAGAGACAACATTGAAGATAATACTCTTTTAGTTTTGGCTAATGCATTATATTTCAAAGGAAATTGGCATAAATATTTTGAGTCGAAAAATACAAAAGATGGCAACTTTAATCTTCTCAATGGTGACAAAATTCAAGTTCCCATGATGAATCAATGGCACGAGTTCTTCGAGTATCAATCTTCTGATAGTTGCCAGGTTCTAAAAATGTCATACAAAACAGGAGAAAACTCGGAAGATAAAGATGAGACGAAGGCCTTTTCAATGTATGTCTTTCTCACACATGAGAAGAATGGCTTACCAAATCTCGTTGAAGAAATCAAGACTGATGCAAATTTGTTCATCAATAACCTCGAGTTTGTCAGAATTACCCATCTTTCATTCCCGAAATTCAAATTTGAATGCGAAGTTGTGCTCAAAGAGCCTATGAAAGAATTGGGCTTGTTACTACCATTTGAAAAAACCTGTGAGGATTTTTCAGGAATGACGGATGTCACTGAGCCGATCTAT tttcttgttccccctcaaagATCGATCCACAATGGATCTGTTGctattggcctggaaggttcttcatcctcaccGTTTTGGGTTACTTCAGCTTGGAGGTGGATGCAACAAAtgatcgttgggtctgttgcttccagagaggaATCGATAGTATTACGTGTTCCCCCGAGTTGCgctctcctttga